In Leptospiraceae bacterium, a single window of DNA contains:
- a CDS encoding DUF4258 domain-containing protein has product MNIDEIRNSIQNGNYRVSDHAFDEMDEDNLDLENVLHSVENGEIIEDYPKSRIAPSCLISGNDYESNPVHSVWGYFKEKLFSVLITVYKPNETEWMDDKKTRRKS; this is encoded by the coding sequence TTGAATATTGACGAAATTAGGAATTCAATCCAAAATGGAAATTATCGGGTAAGCGACCATGCCTTTGATGAAATGGATGAAGATAATTTAGACTTGGAAAATGTATTGCACTCAGTTGAGAATGGGGAAATTATTGAAGATTATCCGAAAAGTAGAATCGCTCCTTCTTGCTTGATTAGTGGAAACGATTATGAATCGAATCCTGTTCATAGTGTGTGGGGATATTTTAAAGAAAAATTATTTTCTGTTTTGATAACAGTATATAAACCAAATGAAACTGAGTGGATGGATGATAAAAAAACTAGGAGAAAATCATGA
- a CDS encoding YgiT-type zinc finger protein — protein sequence MKKRLSKCIHCGIGKTNAKLVEKILSSNDNTALVKVNAEVCDHCGERYYEPETIRYFERIKRN from the coding sequence ATGAAAAAAAGACTATCAAAATGTATTCATTGTGGAATTGGAAAAACAAATGCGAAATTGGTAGAAAAGATTTTATCGTCTAATGACAATACTGCGCTAGTAAAAGTCAACGCGGAAGTTTGCGACCACTGTGGAGAAAGATACTATGAGCCGGAAACAATTCGATACTTTGAGAGAATTAAAAGGAATTGA